Proteins encoded together in one Pectinophora gossypiella chromosome 20, ilPecGoss1.1, whole genome shotgun sequence window:
- the LOC126376385 gene encoding uncharacterized protein LOC126376385, translating to MNVADIATRDNCTLSVLQGEWFYGPQFLYEKKEMWPIDMQPGICEKDLEYVNLITTKCDLPAVPNPERFSSWTRLLKATCTVLLFINKCRKLTSEVDREMLSRAERLLIRYSQSQSFHDDLEHLKNKKQLEKKSRILTLSPFVDEHGLLRVGGRISAAPGVPHETKHPLILDGRSHLAQLIVRAYHVKFAHANQETLVNEIKQIYWITRLRPTIKHVVSKCMLCRIKRAQPQPPRMGDLPEARMAHHQRPFSFCGVDLFGPMEVTVCRRREKRYGVLFTCMTVRAVHIEIVTKLTSDALIMALRRMASRRGWPVQLFSDNGTNLRGADTELKRSIKELDEDMLKREAINYGTVWNFIPPISPHWGGAWERMIRSVKESLKVVLRERAPRDEVLSTLMAEVEQMVNSRPLSHVSVEPHSDESLTPNHFLLGSSSKLPVLGTYDDTDLHLRKQWRTSQRLADLFWQRWVKEVLPEMRPRRKWHEDQRQLQVGDLVLIVDPTSPRNVWPRGRIQKVMPGKDGRVRVVEINTKTGILQRSATRVARIPTEEC from the coding sequence ATGAATGTTGCCGACATTGCCACTAGAGACAACTGCACCCTATCTGTACTGCAAGGAGAATGGTTTTATGGACCTCAATTTCTATATGAGAAAAAAGAGATGTGGCCAATTGACATGCAACCTGGCATCTGTGAGAAAGACCTGGAATATGTTAACCTTATAACAACTAAATGCGACTTACCTGCTGTACCGAACCCAGAACGATTTTCTTCATGGACACGCCTACTGAAAGCAACATGTACagttttattattcattaataaatgtAGAAAACTTACCTCAGAAGTCGACAGAGAGATGTTGAGCCGAGCTGAGCGCCTGTTGATCCGCTACTCGCAGTCGCAGTCGTTTCACGATGATCTGGAAcacctgaaaaataaaaagcaattagaAAAGAAAAGTAGAATACTTACCTTGTCTCCCTTCGTCGATGAGCACGGGCTTCTTCGCGTCGGTGGCCGCATCAGCGCCGCTCCTGGAGTACCTCACGAGACGAAGCATCCCTTGATCCTTGATGGCCGCAGTCACCTGGCACAGCTGATCGTGAGAGCTTATCACGTCAAGTTCGCACATGCAAATCAAGAAACTCTAGTTAATGAGATCAAACAAATATACTGGATTACACGTCTACGTCCAACCATCAAACATGTAGTCTCGAAATGCATGCTGTGCAGAATAAAAAGAGCTCAACCACAGCCGCCCAGAATGGGTGATCTACCTGAAGCACGTATGGCGCACCATCAGCGACCTTTTTCATTTTGTGGTGTTGATTTATTCGGCCCAATGGAGGTGACAGTTTGTAGACGGAGGGAGAAGAGATATGGTGTACTGTTCACATGTATGACTGTCAGAGCTGTACACATTGAAATTGTTACTAAGCTTACCTCGGACGCGCTCATAATGGCCCTCAGGCGCATGGCTTCTAGACGTGGATGGCCTGTACAACTGTTTTCAGACAATGGCACAAACCTGAGAGGTGCAGACACGGAGTTGAAACGCTCAATTAAAGAACTCGACGAGGACATGTTGAAACGAGAGGCCATCAACTATGGCACTGTATGGAATTTCATCCCTCCCATCAGCCCACACTGGGGTGGGGCATGGGAACGAATGATTCGAAGCGTAAAAGAATCGCTTAAAGTCGTTTTACGTGAGCGAGCTCCCCGAGACGAAGTATTGAGCACGCTGATGGCTGAAGTCGAGCAGATGGTGAACAGCCGCCCACTGTCGCACGTATCAGTAGAGCCCCACAGCGACGAATCTCTGACCCCAAACCATTTTTTACTCGGATCATCATCTAAGCTACCTGTACTCGGAACCTATGACGACACAGATTTACATCTCCGAAAGCAGTGGCGAACCTCGCAACGCCTTGCTGATTTATTTTGGCAACGCTGGGTGAAGGAGGTCCTGCCTGAAATGAGACCGAGAAGAAAATGGCATGAAGATCAGAGACAGCTACAAGTAGGAGACCTAGTACTGATTGTGGACCCGACCTCCCCTCGTAACGTATGGCCACGAGGACGCATTCAGAAAGTTATGCCTGGCAAAGACGGACGGGTCAGAGTTGTCGAGATAAATACCAAGACTGGTATCCTTCAGAGGTCTGCAACGCGCGTCGCTAGAATTCCGACAGAAGAGTGCTGA